The window CAAGTGCTCTTTGCCGGGCACAACATTTATGAACCGGATGTTGATCCGGTGGAGGTGCGACGACGCATTGGCATGGTCTTCCAGAAGCCCAACCCATTTCCCAAGACGATCTATGAAAACGTTGCTTGGGGTGCACGTATCAACGGGTTCCGCGGAGATATGGACACCTTAGTGGAGCAATGCCTGCGCCAGGCTGCTTTGTGGGATGAGGTGAAAGACAAGCTTCGTGAGAATGCCCTGACCCTATCAGGCGGGCAGCAACAGCGATTGTGCATTGCCCGTGCTATTGCGATCCGTCCTGAGATTATCCTCATGGATGAACCGGCTTCCGCATTGGACCCTATCGCCACGCTCAAGATAGAGGATCTCATGCAGGAGTTGGTACAGAATTACACCATCATCATCGTGACACACAATATGCAACAGGCAGCTCGTGTTTCGGACTATACCGCCTTCTTGATGATGGATACAGATCGAGCAGGATACTTGGTGGAATATGGCTTAACTCGCGATGTTTTCACTAATCCGAGAGACAAACGCACAGAAGATTACATAACAGGAAGGTTTGGATGAGTACAGGTCATGGAATGCATCGAGTTTCTACCCGTGAAAAACCTAGGAAGGATATGAAACGGGAGCTGGCTGAAAACCAGCCCCCGTTTTACATTCCTATTCTGTTTTCTCTACCCACCATGGTTGTGAGGGGTCCCTCAGATAGGCATCAATGTCTGCGGCCGCGCGCTTACCGGCGCCCATGGCGCTAATGACTGTGGCAGCACCCGTTACAATGTCGCCACCAGCCCACACCCGTGGTTTTTTGGTGCGCCCTGTTTCCTCGTTTGCCACTACTGTACCATGTTTAGTTCGCTCCAAATCCGGCGTGTCAGTGAAAACCATGGGGTTAGGGCGTGTGCCTAGAGCCATGATGACCATGTCCACTTCCATGTCGTACTCCGAGCCCGGGATGGGTACAGGCCGCGGCCTGCCGCTGGCATCAGGCTCGCCCAATTGCTGCTTCTGCAGGCGAATGCCGCGCACCCAGCCTTTCTCTGTGCCCAAGACCTCGACTGGCGTAGTCAGATAGTGGAACTGGATGCCCTCTTCCTCGGCATTGGCCAATTCCTCAGCGCGTGCAGGCGCTTCTGCTTTGGTGCGGCGGTAAATGATGTGCACCTCTTCAGCGCCCAGGCGCAGAGCGCAGCGAGCAGCGTCCATCGCCACATTGCCTGCGCCGATCACCGCCACCCGTCGTCCAATCATGATAGGAGTATCGTATTCGGGGAACAGGTAGGCTTTCATCAAGTTGACCCTGGTCAGGAACTCGTTGGCACTGTATACCCCGTTATAGTTCTCGCCAGGGATGTTCATAAACATGGGCAGACCTGCTCCTGTCCCAAGGAAAACAGCATCGTAGCCATGGGCGAGCAGTTCGTCCACGGTGTACAACTTGCCGACTACCGTATTTAGCTTTATCTCCACGCCCAGGCTCTGCACGTACTTGACCTCAGTAGCTACAATGGACTTGGGCAAGCGGAATTCGGGGATGCCGTAGATGAGCACGCCACCCGGCGCATGTAGCGATTCGAAAATGGTTACCCTGTAGCCCATCTTAGCCAAGTCGCCAGCACAGGTCAGCCCGGCTGGGCCAGAACCAATCACGGCCACGCTCTTGCCATTGGGAGGAGCGACGGTGGGCGTGCGCACGCCCTGTGCAATCTCCCAGTCGGCCACATACCGCTCCAGACGGCCAATCGCTACGGGTTCGAATTTCTTGCCCAACACACAGGATGCTTCGCACTGGGTCTCTTGCGGACACACGCGCCCACAAATCGCTGGTAGGTTATTCTTGTCCTTCAATGCCGTTACAGCACCCCACATATCCCCTTCGCGCAGAGCGAAGATGAACTCGGGGATGCGTACTTGCACCGGGCAACCCTCAATGCACGTGGGTTTCTTGCACTGCAAGCAGCGATTCGCTTCG of the Chloroflexota bacterium genome contains:
- the pstB gene encoding phosphate ABC transporter ATP-binding protein codes for the protein MLPSSVGSCAMESEGDYTIETRGLSVYYGDFRAIKDINMSIQRCKITAIIGPSGCGKSTLLRTFNRMNDLIPNSRVEGQVLFAGHNIYEPDVDPVEVRRRIGMVFQKPNPFPKTIYENVAWGARINGFRGDMDTLVEQCLRQAALWDEVKDKLRENALTLSGGQQQRLCIARAIAIRPEIILMDEPASALDPIATLKIEDLMQELVQNYTIIIVTHNMQQAARVSDYTAFLMMDTDRAGYLVEYGLTRDVFTNPRDKRTEDYITGRFG
- the gltA gene encoding NADPH-dependent glutamate synthase; this translates as MAKVAPRNEMPRQDPKVRARNFNEVALGYSHEQAVAEANRCLQCKKPTCIEGCPVQVRIPEFIFALREGDMWGAVTALKDKNNLPAICGRVCPQETQCEASCVLGKKFEPVAIGRLERYVADWEIAQGVRTPTVAPPNGKSVAVIGSGPAGLTCAGDLAKMGYRVTIFESLHAPGGVLIYGIPEFRLPKSIVATEVKYVQSLGVEIKLNTVVGKLYTVDELLAHGYDAVFLGTGAGLPMFMNIPGENYNGVYSANEFLTRVNLMKAYLFPEYDTPIMIGRRVAVIGAGNVAMDAARCALRLGAEEVHIIYRRTKAEAPARAEELANAEEEGIQFHYLTTPVEVLGTEKGWVRGIRLQKQQLGEPDASGRPRPVPIPGSEYDMEVDMVIMALGTRPNPMVFTDTPDLERTKHGTVVANEETGRTKKPRVWAGGDIVTGAATVISAMGAGKRAAADIDAYLRDPSQPWWVEKTE